The following are from one region of the Lentisphaera araneosa HTCC2155 genome:
- a CDS encoding alpha/beta hydrolase family protein — MTLPVNFPLDAYSQIPEIIPASEYSRPGVEALYFTNEPYKGKETRVFSYMGMPYLKEGQNCPAMVLIHGGGGTAFEQWVRLWNQRGYAAIAIDTCGSRPDPTAHHSSPHLRDEFSGPEGWHNSFHQMSDPLEDQWQYHAVTALLRAHTLLATQPGVDPKRIGVSGISWGGYLTSLIMGIDFRYSAAIQVYGCGFITDNSTWKDQKYEGASEAEMLLWRKQWDPMHYLPNSNMPTLWVTGTNDFAYPLDSFQKSYNSVPGTTDLVLIHEMEHGHEAGWAPEEIQTFTDSLFRDCTPLAQVISYKVQNWVIKASFESARPLIRAEILFTRATGMWQDRKFNVMEAEINNNTVSVEIPDMTTVVFLNVYDDRGLVCSSPHIELS, encoded by the coding sequence ATGACATTACCCGTTAATTTCCCCTTAGATGCATACTCTCAAATACCTGAGATAATTCCTGCAAGTGAATATTCACGACCTGGTGTTGAGGCATTGTATTTTACTAACGAGCCCTATAAAGGGAAAGAAACTAGAGTATTTTCCTATATGGGAATGCCCTACTTAAAAGAGGGGCAAAACTGTCCTGCAATGGTTCTAATTCACGGCGGTGGTGGAACAGCCTTTGAACAATGGGTTCGTCTCTGGAATCAACGGGGATATGCGGCGATAGCCATTGATACTTGCGGATCACGACCTGACCCTACAGCGCATCATTCTAGTCCTCATTTAAGAGATGAGTTTTCTGGTCCTGAAGGATGGCATAATTCTTTTCATCAAATGAGTGATCCTTTAGAAGATCAATGGCAGTACCACGCTGTTACAGCCTTACTCAGAGCTCATACTCTGTTGGCTACTCAGCCTGGAGTAGATCCTAAGCGTATCGGAGTCTCTGGAATATCATGGGGCGGGTACCTTACTTCGCTTATCATGGGGATCGACTTCCGTTATTCGGCGGCAATCCAGGTTTACGGTTGTGGATTTATTACAGATAACTCTACTTGGAAAGACCAAAAATATGAAGGAGCAAGTGAAGCTGAAATGCTCCTTTGGCGTAAGCAATGGGATCCAATGCATTATCTTCCGAATAGCAATATGCCGACATTGTGGGTGACTGGAACCAACGACTTTGCCTATCCCTTAGACAGTTTTCAAAAATCGTATAACTCAGTACCGGGGACTACAGATCTTGTCCTTATTCATGAAATGGAACATGGTCACGAGGCTGGATGGGCGCCTGAAGAAATTCAAACATTTACCGATTCTCTTTTCAGAGATTGCACTCCTTTGGCACAAGTGATTTCATACAAAGTCCAGAATTGGGTCATCAAAGCTAGTTTTGAGTCCGCGCGGCCGTTGATACGTGCAGAGATACTTTTTACTCGGGCAACAGGTATGTGGCAGGATCGCAAGTTTAATGTTATGGAGGCTGAGATTAATAATAATACGGTATCGGTTGAAATACCAGATATGACTACAGTTGTATTTTTGAATGTCTACGATGACCGCGGACTTGTATGTTCATCGCCCCATATTGAGCTTTCATGA